The sequence below is a genomic window from Raphanus sativus cultivar WK10039 unplaced genomic scaffold, ASM80110v3 Scaffold2445, whole genome shotgun sequence.
CCAACGGACCGCGCaatcaaattgaaaaaaaaaaaacaaattaaattaaaaaatttcttttaatgTAAATACAAAAACATGACAAGAACAATAGGATATAGTCTTTCGACTTTTATAGACTTAATCATATTCTAGTTCATCAGGAGCGAGTGATGGGTCTCTTGAGAGGAATCACAGACTTTTTATCCACATCTCTTTGATAATGCCTTCCTCATATCTCTGTGTATTCAAAACcatttgttttagttaaaattcCTAATGGCAACGAAGAGGAAAGTAAAGACTAGAGAGATTGAATCAACAAGCCTCTTTTTACCTAGCCCATCCATCTTCCTCCCCTGAATAATAGCGTACAACCCTCCTATAGATTATGTACCCAAGCTGccaagaaaagagagagagagagagagacagctTTAGAACACATGGGGATTTATGTAAGTTCTCGTATGAAAAGTTATATGAACTATCATTTCCTTTGACTACAGTACGTTATGAGTTTCTAATTAATTTCATGAGAGAACTAATAGTTTACCTTTTCATACATCTTGATGGCTGGTGTGTTAGAAGCAAGCTCTCACGAAAAAGATCCACAAAGTAGGGCCTTATCACTGTTATCAATACAGAACATCAAGTCAAGAGTTTTGTTCCTTTCAAAATGATCTAAATATCTCGAGTTTCACAAAAATAAGTGGTCTCCTTTGGAAATCAATATCAACATACTATGGTTTCCATCTTCTATTATTCAACCATAACGATCCATATGAAAAAAGAGAAGACTAAAACTGGGAGGTGCTTTGTTAAAGTTAAGGACTTACATCTTATCACTGACATCTTCGAGAAGGTTCATAAGTTTCTTTGCGAGTTGCTGCCTGCGATACTCTTGGAGAGACAGTGACGGCTGTTACATGACCATGCCATTGTTTCACCCCCTGCCCTTCTACTTTACCCATAACTGAAACCATACCAAAATATATTACACACTGACATTTAAAATTAATCCAGGCTGGGCAAAAGAGATGACATCGCAAAGATTCATTTAAAAATAGCTCCTCCacattcaaattcaaaaaaaaaaaaaaaaacagtttgatCCAGTCAAGTAATAGGGCACCAAAAGAACAGAACATCACAAAGATTCAGGACAAAATATTACAAGATGTTTTGTACTTGCAAGAGAAAAACAGGTGAAGCCTCAAAAATAAATTCACATGAAAACGAAGAGAGAAAGTGAAGATATACATACTATAGCCCATGACCTTCGGAAACATGAAAATAGTCGGGCCATCTCGCCAAGTAGGTCATGTAAAAGGACATGTTGAACTGTTccaattaactaaaataaatcaaCCAGTGACAAGTACGAAGAataatagaagaagaagaatggattACTGTTTCAGTGAGGTGGTCTAGATTCACGGAGGTGAAACGGAGAAGGTCGTTGCAGCTGAACGAACCTACGAATCGTCGTCATCTTCGCTTCTCTTCCctggatgaagaagaagaagaactacGAAACacattaaacaaacaaatagcTATTTTAAAAGGGCCAATTAGAAATCTAATGAAGCCCATATACATTTGGGCTTAAGACAACGATTACGTCATTATTATATACTTACTTGTTTATTTGAATGAGAAAAACTATTTAATTATCATCACTAGTTGCGtagccccgcgcaagcgcggggatGTTGATAAATACTTGTGTTGTTATTGTGCAAGAGATTCCACATAGAGCTACCCAGAAGCAAGTATATCAACTTAGCTGCATCAGAACTAAACATAGaactattaaaagaaaagagagatcaTAATCCTCTTTTCTTGATTCTTCCTCAGTCTctatttaaacaaattttatttattgtacGTAAAGAGATGAGATTGATGATACAAATTGCTAGGGATTACATGATGAATCTGAGCAAGATCATCAATGACAgtttaaaaatgaaatgaactttaacaaaagaatgaatcaaatatataaaaatatctcgtaaattttatttttagagttTAGTTGGCCATTGAGCAAGGCTTTAAGAACCAGGGAACATCCAAGCCCCTCCCTTCTTTGTTGGTGTTACTTTCTCTGCTctgctcttcttcctcctttctcTTCACTACTTCTTCAACCTGTGTACACACAATAAAAACCCATCCATTTCCTCGTCATGTGTCTGTTTCTAGCAGTAAAATGAAAAGAGGAATATGAGACTACATACCGTCATCGTAGGTTTGGTGGTACTCACGGCCTTCAAAGAAGCTGTCCGGTTCTCTGAGAAGCACTGAGGACATGGTAGGTTTGTTCTGATTTGCTGCAGTAACCGCTCATGTCCTTTGTTTTTTACATTCCCGAGCTTTAGAGGTGTAAGGATGTTACCAGAACCTTAGCAAGGATCACAAGAAACAGTATTAACATCTTCATATGATCCTAAAACAAAAACCCACTTACAGTGAGATTTTCAATAACAGACAACACCAGAAAGCCAGCGCAGGACGCGGCGCCGGACGCAGGAACCTGCGTCAATCAAACGaacacaatattttttaaaaaatagctGCAGCCGCAGATGCAGGTACCTgtggcaaccaaacgaacaacaCTATTGTAGTCCCTGCTAGCGCCTAAATGTTCATGAGCCTTCTCTTCTTCCCTGAACTTCTTCCAAAgctgcaaataaaaaaaaaataaaaaagatagaTATAATTAACTATGAACTATATGCCTTCAAATATGTTATGCCTTAAAGAATAAAGATATCTTGTATTATTGTTTACGCATTATATCCTCTCTTCTCGAATCCGTTATAAAGAATCTCTAAAGGAAATTAAGAAATAATAACCTGATTGAGATTAAGCTATGTTGATTCTCCACCATAGTAATCGTTGCTGTCCATGCGCAATTATCCATAAACAAAACACGATCAGTCTCCCAAACTAATAGCCCACATCTCTCGAACTCGGTAATCACTTTCATCACATCTGATACCCACTACGATTGAGAAAGGAATCTCAAAATCAATCAATCGGAGATCTAATCTGACTGAGATCCATTCAAAATAAAAGTCAAAACTCAAATCCAGATCGTGAATCGAAAGCTCTGTGACCGGAAAAGACCGAAAAAGAGGAAATACAAATCAAAGGAAAAGAGGATCGAGACCTTGACACCACCGACGGAGAGGAGACCGCTGAGGATACACTCCTTGAGACCGGTTCCGAGAACAATGTAAGATACGCTCCCATGAACTGCGGATATGGTGGATCGAAGATATGTAATCGGAATCACAAAAAGCGGTGTTTTGTTTATTAACCAGATGGAACGAAATGATTAAACCAAAGCGGACAACAGAAACCAGACCAAAATACAAAGCACTCGACAAAACCAAATCAGAAATAAATGTGGACCCCACAATCATTAAAAGATTGCTGATGTGGACACCCTCAGAAGAGAGCAAAGTGgctcattatatatatgattcttcACCAATCAATCAATCTCCCGACCAATAGAACCACCCAATCCTCGGCGGCGTTCGATTCGATTGAAGAAAGCTTCCGATGGATCTGCTGAGGCAAGAGATTCTGAAGAAAAGGCAGAGTCTCTCCGAGGAATCTGGTGGCAAGAAGTTCTACAAACGATCCGAGATCGAGCAGAAGAAACTGCAGAAGCTTCGCGAGGAAGAGCGACGCGAGCATGAGCTCAAGGCCCAGCGAAGAGCCGCCGCAGAAGCAGCAGCTAGCGGCGGTGGCAAATCATCTACTAATTCATCCGCCCCTGCCTCTTCTACAACCTCCGCATCCACCAAATCGGAGTCGTCAGCAGCTGCTATCTCCGATTCCAAATCCCTAGCCGACGAGAAGAACATCGAAACCCTAATTCTCCCGAGGCAGGAAGTGATTCGTCGATTGAGAATCCTCAAGCAGCCGATGACTCTCTTCGGTGAGGACGATCAGGCGCGTCTCGATCGGCTCAAGTACGTGTTGAAGGAAGGCTTGTTCGAGGTCGACAGCGACGTGACCGACGGGCAGACGAATGATTTCTTGCGTGACATCTCTGAGCTGAAGAAGAGGCAGAAGAGTGGGATCATGGGAGATAGGAAGAGGAAAGGTAGAGatgagagagggagagaggaaGGTGAGAGAGGGGAGACTAGGGATGGTGAGCTCAGTAGTGGTGGTGAGTCTAGTGATGTTGATGCTGATAAGGATCTGAAGCGTTTGAAGTCTAACTTCGAGGATCTATGTGATGAGGACAAGATACTTGTGTTCTACAAGAAGCTGTTGATTGAGTGGAAACAGGAGCTTGATGCTGTGGAGAACACTGAGAGGAGAACTGCTAAAGGGAAGAAGAATGTTGCCACTTTTAAGCAGTGTGCTAGGTACCTTACTCCTCTCTTCAACTTATGCAGGAAGAAGGTAACAAACGAAACCTTTTCCTTTTATTACAACAAGTTCTTGTTTGTGCTTGCTGTTTGGGTGTGAAACATGTCGGTAATGAGATCATTCGTAGTCTTGTTGTGTGAACTTATATAAGGTAGCAAATTGTTATGTAAATTATCTATGTTCTAATCGAATATTACAGAACTATGTTGATCAAACTTAATGTTACTTAGTTTGGAAAGGAGCATAAATGCACAAACGAGCGTTCAATTAGTCCAATGCTACATAGACATTTAAGTAGCAAAATCTGTTTCTTTACTTTCTCTATAAGAATGCTCCTTGAATTTGTCATTGAAGCCTCTTTTATCTGCATTTAGTTAACTCTAGAAGATTTGGTGCATAGCAAGTTTGTCCATTTCTGTCTTGTTAGTgttagtttactattttttatgaGCTCTCATGTACTTAAAAGGTTTCTGTGATGGCTTACAAATTGCAGGGTTTGCCATCTGATATCCGTCAAGCTTTAATGGTGATGGTTAACCACTGCATAAAGCGGGACTACCTCGCTGCAATGGATCACTACATCAAACTAGCCATAGGAAATGCACCGTGGCCCATCGGTGTGACTATGGTTGGTATCCACGAACGTTCTGCGCGAGAGAAGATTCACACCAACAGTGTTGCTCACATCATGAACGACGAGACCACTCGAAAGTATCTCCAGTCTGTTAAAAGATTGATGACATTCTGCCAACGACGTTACCCAACTATGCCTTCTAAAGCCGTTGAGTTCAATAGCTTAGCCAACGGAAGTGATCTACAGTCGTTGCTCGCTGAAGAGAGGCATTTTGGTGGTGATCGTGCACAAGTCTCGGAAGAGAGACTCCGCCTCATGCCTTCTTCTCAGAACGACAGCTAGTGTTACATCTTTGCTGTTATAAATCCTTCTCAGATACTTATGAATGGTTGACTCTGttattgttttcttatataGTATCTTCTCTAGTCCAGTCCATGTGGTAGTTTGTTAAAACCGTGAGAACAATGTTTGAATTTGCATTTTCGAATATGTTTTTgcaccaacaaaaaaaaaagagttgcaATGATAAAAGATCACATAACAAAACATTAATCAGAAGCCAGAAAACAGATCAGCAAATTGTAATCACTGTGTGGTTTTCTTATCATTTCTGTTGTTTTTCCTGaactctctattctcttcaGAGTATTGCTTCTTCATCAAGAGGCTGGACATTGCTGCTCTCGCAGCTTCTGCTGCAGCACTCATCACACTCTCTTCTATTGAAAATTTACCTTGCAGATGCTCCAACAGTTTTGTCCCTCCAGGAATCTGCTCATCTTCAAGGATTGAAGATAGTTCAGTTTCAATGCACGAGATGAGACGAACCCTTGTATAACCAGGATGGTTTGAACCATTAGAGGCGCCTGATACTATCCATAGTGACCTTGTAGATGTGCTAAAAGATATACTTGTTGGGATGAAACTCTCTCCAGGGATTTTAATCAcctaaaagatatatattacaCAGTTAACTAGTGGTTCATTTTACATGGTTTTGTTAACAAGTGTCGTACCTTTGTAATGGAGAGAGTATGGACTGATAAATCACAGTTTAGCAATACTATTCCTTGAAAGCTGCGTTTTACATTAGTGGAAAGTAATCAAACATCTGATATCTTAAAAGAAACGTACGCATGCTTTAGAAAGAACAGACTTGCCTTTGAATAGCTACTGCTGCAAGAGAAGAATTTGGTAGTGCGCATATGTCGGTAACTGTGACTTGCGTCGGCTCACTTTCATTAGACTCTAAATATTTGACCTTCGATAAGCAAAcatcaatttaaaaaagaaCCGATGGATTTCTCTAACGCATGTCAAAACTAGATAAAAAGAGTTCCAAATGACAAATTGAGAGAAGAATGCAGGATTGAAATGTTTACCATTGGACTAATGTTACATGTGTCCAGAAGAGACCCAGATGTAATATCCCACAGTCGAACCTAAAAGGTTTCAACATCAGTAGAAAGGAGTCTAAACTATACATTAATAGAGACTTTAAAGATCACTTACACTTGAATCTCCACTTCCAGACATGAGGTATCCTTGAGTAAGCTCTAGATTCTGAACAAAGGCTATGCAGGTGACGAACCTATCAAAGGTTTAAGACAAAATGATACATCAGCTGTTAAGTAATCTGCATTTAATTACctcattttaattttctaaacaacACTTGACCACTCTCCAAGAAACCAAACTATATGAAACGAATAGGAATTTGTTGGAATGAGATTACATGTTGTTGCTTTAAAGTCTCACTTACTCTGTATGTCCAAGACAAAAGCTCTGTATTTCATGAGCCCCTTGTAGAGGCTTCTTAGGAAAAACTGTCACCTGTGATGACAAACGTAATCAGTCACTATAAAAGCAATCAGAACAAGAAAGGCACGAGACAGTAATTACTAGTGGACAAGACAAGCTTACCCTGATCTTAAAGTCCCGATCTGCACTAAGAATATATCGACCATCTGTGGAAAACTCCTATGAACAAGAACAGATAAGAATGAGTgagaaaataaagtaaaactTGAGCTTATTGAAAGAACAAGACCCTCCTTGACAAAACTTGATCTTACCAGGCTAGTAATAATACTACAATAATGGCCAAACAATGGCACACCCTTCTTGCTAGGTAAAATTTGACCCTCATTGATCCCATCCAGCTGGACCACCCAAACAACACCAAACTTGTCCGCATAGCAAACATATGAATCATCGCTGCATATAGCAACCGCGGTAACTCTCTTTTCAGAAGATCTGTCAATATATAAGATTATGCAATTTGAAGGTTGATTTTAGTTAGAGAACATAGAAGCACAATTGTTAGAGCCAGGCTAATCTATAATAATAGTTACTAAACTTACATGGTGGTAAGGCAATGCCAAGAGTCAGCAGACCAAATCTTAACGAGCTTGTCATCTCCTGCAGATGCAAAAAGCTTCCCATTTGCACCATATCTAATACATCTAATGGAATCTTTATGAGAAGGCCCCTCAGATTCATCCACCAAACTAACTGGACGATTCTCtctggatttaaaaaaaaacaaacatttaGTGAGATAACCAAAACATTGCtgatattcaaattttaaatcatttaaatcTAAAGATATTAGATTGGTGATTCTAGTTCATCGGAATTTGAAGTAAT
It includes:
- the LOC108822617 gene encoding uncharacterized protein LOC108822617, which translates into the protein MDLLRQEILKKRQSLSEESGGKKFYKRSEIEQKKLQKLREEERREHELKAQRRAAAEAAASGGGKSSTNSSAPASSTTSASTKSESSAAAISDSKSLADEKNIETLILPRQEVIRRLRILKQPMTLFGEDDQARLDRLKYVLKEGLFEVDSDVTDGQTNDFLRDISELKKRQKSGIMGDRKRKGRDERGREEGERGETRDGELSSGGESSDVDADKDLKRLKSNFEDLCDEDKILVFYKKLLIEWKQELDAVENTERRTAKGKKNVATFKQCARYLTPLFNLCRKKGLPSDIRQALMVMVNHCIKRDYLAAMDHYIKLAIGNAPWPIGVTMVGIHERSAREKIHTNSVAHIMNDETTRKYLQSVKRLMTFCQRRYPTMPSKAVEFNSLANGSDLQSLLAEERHFGGDRAQVSEERLRLMPSSQNDS
- the LOC108822618 gene encoding uncharacterized protein LOC108822618, whose translation is MEEESHIEDGEKQTKLEVAPALISVHPFQKSVAVTVGSDLRVFDLIENRPVSLVDESEGPSHKDSIRCIRYGANGKLFASAGDDKLVKIWSADSWHCLTTISSEKRVTAVAICSDDSYVCYADKFGVVWVVQLDGINEGQILPSKKGVPLFGHYCSIITSLEFSTDGRYILSADRDFKIRVTVFPKKPLQGAHEIQSFCLGHTEFVTCIAFVQNLELTQGYLMSGSGDSSVRLWDITSGSLLDTCNISPMVKYLESNESEPTQVTVTDICALPNSSLAAVAIQSFQGIVLLNCDLSVHTLSITKVIKIPGESFIPTSISFSTSTRSLWIVSGASNGSNHPGYTRVRLISCIETELSSILEDEQIPGGTKLLEHLQGKFSIEESVMSAAAEAARAAMSSLLMKKQYSEENREFRKNNRNDKKTTQ